One region of Zingiber officinale cultivar Zhangliang chromosome 7B, Zo_v1.1, whole genome shotgun sequence genomic DNA includes:
- the LOC122006515 gene encoding probable cellulose synthase A catalytic subunit 8 [UDP-forming]: MEGEGEKGRPLKHSGGQVCQICGDDVGTTVDGDQFVACDVCGFPVCRPCYEYERKDGKQSCPQCKTKYKRHKGSPIVHGEEGDDADVDDVSNFNYPTVKQDQKPKIAERMLGWHHEQGGEIGPPKYDSGEIPRNHIPLLTHSQGLSGELPIQSPDHMMSPGGGGKRVHPLPFRSPSTSREFGTVAWKERVDGWKLKQDKNGVPMTNGTSHPPSEGRGAGDIDATTDYNMDDALLNDEARQPLSRKVPVSSSKINPYRMVIVLRLVILCVFLHYRITNPVRNAYALWLLSVICEIWFAISWILDQFPKWFPVNRETYLDRLAIRYDREGELSELAAVDIFVSTVDPLKEPPLVTANTVLSILAVDYPIDKVSCYVSDDGAAMLTFEALSETSEFARKWVPFCKKYSIEPRAPEWYFSQKIDYLKDKVQPSFVKDRRAMKREYEEFKIRINGLVAKAQKVPDEGWIMQDGTPWPGNNTRDHPGMIQVFLGHSGGLDTEGNELPRLVYVSREKRPGFQHHKKAGAMNALVRVSAVLTNGPFMLNLDCDHYINNSKALREAMCFLMDPNLGRQVCYVQFPQRFDGIDKNDRYANRNTVFFDINLRGLDGIQGPVYVGTGCVFNRTALYGYEPPIKNKNKSKNSFSFCCGGSRKKKSKSSKRSSEKKKASKHLDNTVPIFNLEDIEEGVEGAGFDDEKSLLMSQMSLEQRFGQSAVFVASTLMENGGVPQSATPESLLKEAIHVISCGYEDKTEWGSEIGWIYGSVTEDILTGFKMHARGWKSIYCMPKRAAFKGSAPINLSDRLNQVLRWALGSVEILFSRHCPIWYGYGGRLRFLERFAYINTTIYPLTSVPLLLYCTLPAICLLTGKFIIPQISNVASIWFISLFISIFATGILEMRWSGVGIDEWWRNEQFWVIGGVSAHLFAVFQGLLKVLAGIDTNFTVTSKASDEDGDFAELYMFKWTTLLIPPTTLLIVNLVGVVAGISYAINSGYQSWGPLFGKLFFAFWVIVHLYPFLKGLMGRQNRTPTIVVVWSILLASIFSLLWVRIDPFTTRVTGPNVQECGINC, encoded by the exons ATGGAGGGCGAAGGAGAGAAAGGG AGACCTCTGAAGCACTCTGGTGGCCAGGTGTGCCAGATTTGCGGCGATGATGTTGGCACAACGGTGGATGGTGATCAATTTGTTGCATGCGATGTTTGTGGGTTTCCTGTTTGCAGACCGTGCTATGAATATGAGAGGAAGGATGGGAAACAGTCGTGTCCCCAGTGCAAAACCAAGTACAAGAGGCATAAAG GAAGCCCTATTGTTCATGGAGAGGAGGGTGATGATGCTGATGTTGATGATGTGAGCAATTTTAACTATCCGACTGTCAAGCAGGATCAAAAGCCAAAAATTGCTGAACGGATGTTGGGTTGGCATCATGAACAGGGGGGAGAAATTGGTCCTCCAAAGTATGATAGTGGAGAGATCCCTCGCAATCACATTCCCTTGCTCACTCATAGCCAGGGG CTCTCAGGGGAACTGCCGATTCAATCGCCTGATCATATGATGTCCCCAGGTGGAGGTGGAAAGCGTGTTCATCCACTACCTTTCCGTTCGC CTAGCACGTCTAGAGAATTTGGTACGGTTGCCTGGAAAGAGAGAGTAGATGGATGGAAGCTGAAGCAAGACAAGAATGGTGTGCCAATGACCAATGGCACTAGTCATCCTCCTTCTGAAGGCAGGGGAGCTGGTGATATTGATGCAACTACTGATTATAATATGGATGATGCTTTATT GAATGATGAAGCCCGCCAGCCTCTTTCAAGGAAAGTTCCTGTTTCATCTTCCAAGATAAATCCATACAGGATGGTTATTGTGTTACGTCTTGTTATCCTCTGTGTTTTCCTCCACTATCGTATCACAAATCCAGTCCGCAATGCCTATGCTTTATGGTTATTATCTGTAATATGTGAGATATGGTTCGCTATATCTTGGATATTGGATCAGTTCCCCAAGTGGTTTCCTGTGAACCGTGAAACATACCTTGACAGATTGGCGATTAG ATATGATAGAGAGGGTGAACTGTCTGAGCTAGCTGCTGTTGACATTTTTGTCAGTACTGTTGATCCTTTGAAAGAGCCTCCTCTTGTAACAGCCAACACTGTGCTATCGATCCTAGCTGTAGACTACCCTATCGATAAGGTCTCTTGCTATGTCTCTGATGATGGTGCTGCTATGCTCACATTTGAAGCACTATCTGAAACTTCAGAGTTCGCAAGAAAATGGGTTCCTTTTTGTAAGAAATATAGCATCGAGCCACGGGCTCCTGAATGGTACTTCTCACAGAAGATTGATTACCTGAAGGATAAAGTTCAACCTTCATTTGTGAAAGATCGCAGAGCAATGAAG AGGGAATATGAAGAATTTAAAATCCGTATCAATGGCCTTGTCGCAAAAGCACAAAAAGTTCCAGATGAAGGGTGGATTATGCAGGATGGCACGCCATGGCCTGGCAATAACACAAGGGATCATCCTGGAATGATCCAG GTTTTCTTGGGTCATAGTGGAGGGCTTGACACTGAAGGCAACGAGCTGCCACGATTAGTCTATGTATCTCGTGAGAAACGTCCAGGTTTCCAACATCACAAGAAGGCTGGTGCTATGAATGCTCTT GTACGTGTGTCAGCAGTTCTTACTAATGGACCCTTTATGTTGAATCTTGATTGTGATCACTACATAAACAACAGTAAGGCTTTGAGAGAAGCAATGTGCTTTCTTATGGATCCAAATCTCGGAAGGCAAGTTTGTTATGTACAATTCCCTCAAAGATTTGATGGTATTGACAAGAATGATCGATATGCCAACCGTAATACAGTGTTTTTTGAT ATCAATTTGAGAGGTCTTGATGGTATCCAAGGCCCTGTTTATGTCGGCACGGGTTGTGTCTTCAACCGAACGGCTTTGTACGGTTATGAACCTCCTATCAAGAATAAGAACAaatcaaagaattccttctcttTCTGCTGTGGAGGTTCCCGTAAGAAGAAATCTAAATCTAGCAAGAGAAGTTCAGAAAAGAAAAAGGCAAGCAAACATTTGGATAATACTGTTCCAATATTTAATCTAGAAGATATCGAAGAGGGAGTTGAAG GCGCTGGCTTTGACGATGAGAAGTCACTGCTTATGTCACAAATGAGTCTGGAGCAAAGGTTTGGCCAATCGGCTGTCTTTGTTGCCTCGACATTGATGGAAAATGGAGGTGTTCCTCAGTCTGCGACTCCTGAGTCTCTTTTGAAAGAAGCTATTCATGTCATCAGCTGTGGTTACGAGGATAAAACAGAATGGGGAAGTGAG ATTGGATGGATTTACGGTTCTGTGACAGAAGATATTCTCACTGGATTCAAGATGCATGCCCGTGGCTGGAAGTCAATCTACTGCATGCCTAAGCGCGCAGCATTCAAAGGTTCTGCCCCTATCAATCTTTCAGATCGTCTGAACCAAGTGCTTCGATGGGCCTTGGGATCTGTTGAGATTCTCTTTAGCCGCCATTGCCCGATATGGTATGGTTATGGCGGACGATTGAGGTTCCTGGAAAGATTTGCATACATCAACACCACCATTTACCCTCTGACTTCGGTTCCCCTCCTGCTATACTGTACATTGCCAGCCATTTGTTTACTCACAGGCAAATTCATTATCCCCCAG ATTAGCAATGTTGCAAGTATCTGGTTCATTTCTCTCTTCATCTCCATCTTCGCTACTGGTATTCTGGAAATGAGGTGGAGTGGTGTCGGCATTGACGAATGGTGGAGGAACGAACAATTCTGGGTCATTGGTGGTGTCTCAGCCCATCTATTTGCCGTGTTCCAAGGCCTTCTCAAAGTTCTTGCCGGTATTGACACCAACTTCACTGTTACATCCAAAGCTTCAGACGAAGACGGTGACTTTGCTGAGCTTTACATGTTCAAGTGGACCACTCTGTTGATACCACCAACCACCCTTCTCATAGTAAACCTGGTCGGTGTGGTTGCTGGGATCTCCTATGCGATAAACAGTGGATACCAATCTTGGGGACCTCTCTTCGGGAAGCTCTTCTTTGCCTTCTGGGTGATTGTTCACCTGTACCCCTTCTTGAAAGGTCTTATGGGCAGGCAGAACCGCACACCTACTATCGTTGTGGTTTGGTCCATTCTCCTCGCGTCGATCTTCTCCCTGCTATGGGTACGTATCGACCCGTTCACCACGCGAGTGACCGGGCCAAATGTGCAGGAATGTGGCATCAACTGCTAG
- the LOC122003981 gene encoding cyclin-dependent protein kinase inhibitor SMR9-like — MGPAFRPGRRKSHCKPYPGHFKKKKPSDDLRDGGCSRQTMPSNLEEESTVAHVAGYSTPKTKKSRIPEQLSCPPAPKKRKSTTTTAASTNLHPNTSPSISFFTSPDLDLFFLYALHEIV, encoded by the coding sequence ATGGGTCCAGCTTTTAGGccaggaagaagaaagagccacTGCAAACCCTACCCTGGGCACTTtaagaagaagaagccttcagATGATCTCAGGGATGGGGGCTGCTCCAGGCAAACTATGCCATCAAATTTGGAAGAGGAAAGCACAGTTGCTCACGTCGCTGGCTACTCCACCCCAAAGACAAAGAAATCAAGGATACCGGAGCAGCTCAGCTGCCCTCCGGCACCCAAAAAGAGAAAGAGCACCACCACAACCGCCGCCTCCACCAACTTGCACCCGAACACATCTCCGTCAATCTCGTTCTTCACTTCGCCGGACCTCGACCTCTTCTTCCTCTACGCGCTGCATGAGATCGTATAG